A stretch of Sulfurimonas xiamenensis DNA encodes these proteins:
- the hsdR gene encoding EcoAI/FtnUII family type I restriction enzme subunit R, with protein MSKKNLTERDICTKYITPALIESGWNLHSQFREEVTFFTNGRIYVHGKMVRRGEQKRADYILYYKPNIPIAIIEAKDNKHSIGDGMQQGLSYAEILDIPFVYSTNGDGFLEHDPTLTHGVLEKEITLDSFPSPDELWQRYKKYRGIEEDEAEKVALSPYYIDDPKREPRYYQKNAINRTIEAIAKGQKRILLVMATGTGKTYTAFQIIYRLYKSRKAKRILFLADRNILVDQTKIGDFKHFGDKMTKVTNRTIDKSFEIYLSLYQAITGNSEEKKIFKEFSRDFFDLIVIDEAHRGSAAEDSQWREILEYFDSAVQIGLTATPKETKYVSNISYFGEPVYTYSLKQGIDDGFLAPYKVIRLSLDKDVEGWRPYNGQTDDKGEEIEDREYNTKDFDKNLILTQRTNLVAKKVTEYLNENDPYMKTIIFCVDIDHAERMRQALVNANPAMAKESRKYVMRITGDNDEGKKELDNFIDPESTYPVIATTSKLMTTGVDAQTTGLIVLDSNIGSMTEFKQIIGRGTRINETYGKLYFTIMDFRNVTRLFADPDFDGDPVQIYEPKDDDPITPPEDEMPEEFSDTVNEPSEPYGETPDVSISDDQDGTKPTRHIVSGVKVKVLNKRVQYIGADGKLITESLVDYSRKNIKKAYASLDEFLQEWSTAEQKEAIIKALSDQGVFFDELESEVGKEGLDPFDLICHIAFDRPALTRAERAGKLKKNNYFEKYTGIAKKVINALLDKYTESGIESIEDISVLKVPPFNEYGTMKELTKLFGGGRAGYQSLIKEIEQHLYAS; from the coding sequence AAAAGAGCAGACTATATCCTTTACTACAAACCAAATATTCCTATAGCTATCATCGAAGCAAAAGATAACAAACACAGCATTGGTGACGGTATGCAGCAAGGTCTAAGTTATGCAGAGATTTTAGATATACCTTTTGTGTACAGTACAAACGGTGACGGCTTTTTAGAACATGACCCAACCTTGACTCATGGTGTACTTGAAAAAGAGATAACACTAGATAGTTTTCCATCTCCAGACGAACTTTGGCAAAGATATAAAAAGTACAGAGGTATTGAGGAAGACGAGGCAGAAAAGGTAGCCCTTTCCCCTTACTACATCGACGATCCAAAAAGAGAGCCAAGGTATTATCAAAAAAATGCCATCAACAGAACTATAGAAGCCATTGCCAAAGGTCAAAAAAGAATCTTACTTGTCATGGCAACAGGTACCGGTAAAACCTACACCGCATTTCAGATCATCTACAGACTTTACAAGTCAAGAAAAGCCAAAAGAATACTCTTTCTAGCAGATAGAAACATACTTGTAGATCAAACAAAAATAGGTGACTTCAAACACTTTGGCGACAAGATGACCAAAGTTACAAACAGAACGATTGATAAATCTTTTGAGATCTATCTTTCCCTTTATCAAGCTATTACAGGCAATAGTGAAGAGAAAAAGATATTTAAAGAGTTTAGCCGTGACTTTTTTGACCTTATCGTCATAGATGAAGCACACCGTGGAAGTGCAGCAGAAGACAGCCAATGGAGAGAGATACTAGAGTATTTTGATAGTGCAGTGCAGATCGGTCTTACGGCAACGCCAAAAGAGACAAAATATGTAAGTAACATCTCATACTTTGGCGAACCAGTTTATACCTACTCTCTCAAGCAAGGGATTGATGACGGTTTCTTGGCTCCATACAAAGTGATCCGATTATCGTTAGACAAAGATGTTGAAGGGTGGCGACCATACAACGGACAAACCGATGATAAAGGTGAAGAGATCGAGGACAGAGAATACAACACAAAAGACTTCGATAAAAACCTTATCCTCACTCAAAGAACAAACCTTGTAGCTAAAAAAGTTACTGAATACCTAAACGAAAACGACCCTTACATGAAAACTATCATCTTCTGTGTAGATATAGACCATGCAGAGCGAATGCGACAAGCTCTTGTAAATGCCAACCCTGCTATGGCAAAAGAGAGTAGAAAGTATGTTATGCGAATTACTGGAGACAATGATGAGGGGAAAAAAGAGCTAGATAACTTCATAGATCCAGAATCAACTTACCCAGTTATTGCAACTACTTCAAAGCTTATGACAACGGGTGTGGATGCACAAACAACAGGACTCATTGTACTTGACAGTAATATCGGTTCAATGACGGAGTTTAAACAGATCATAGGTCGTGGTACTCGAATAAACGAGACTTACGGGAAACTCTATTTTACGATAATGGATTTTAGAAATGTGACAAGACTTTTTGCCGATCCAGACTTTGACGGTGATCCAGTGCAAATCTATGAGCCAAAAGATGATGACCCTATTACTCCTCCAGAAGATGAAATGCCAGAAGAGTTTAGTGACACTGTAAATGAGCCAAGTGAGCCTTATGGTGAAACTCCAGATGTATCGATTTCAGACGATCAAGACGGTACAAAACCTACTCGCCATATAGTAAGCGGTGTGAAAGTAAAAGTTTTAAACAAAAGAGTGCAGTACATCGGAGCAGACGGCAAGCTCATCACAGAATCACTTGTAGATTACAGCCGTAAAAACATCAAAAAAGCCTATGCGAGCTTGGATGAATTTTTGCAAGAATGGAGCACAGCAGAGCAAAAAGAAGCGATCATCAAAGCCCTAAGTGATCAAGGTGTATTTTTCGATGAGCTTGAGAGTGAGGTTGGAAAAGAGGGGTTGGATCCGTTTGACCTTATATGTCATATAGCATTTGACAGACCAGCACTCACAAGAGCCGAGCGTGCAGGTAAACTAAAGAAAAACAACTATTTTGAGAAATACACAGGAATCGCAAAAAAAGTTATAAACGCACTCTTAGATAAATATACCGAATCTGGTATAGAAAGTATAGAAGATATATCAGTTTTAAAAGTGCCTCCGTTTAACGAATACGGCACGATGAAAGAACTTACAAAACTTTTTGGCGGCGGCAGAGCTGGGTATCAGTCACTTATCAAAGAGATAGAACAACA